Part of the Spirochaetota bacterium genome, ATCGCAGATGCTCGTCGAGAACAACATCGTGTACAGGGTCGGCACGCACGGCTTCAATATGAACGGCGGGGCGGAGAACATCATCCGCAACAATATCCTCGGGCCGGTGTACGGGAACCATGCGCCGTACATCAGGTGCTACAAAAAGCCGTACGCGCGTTCGAATACCTTCACGCACAATATATCCTTCTGCGACAGCACCAATCTCGCCGACGATGCGTGGGACAAGGCGCTCTTTGACTGTAGCTCGAACATCTACTGGAATATCGAGAACAGGAAGTTCGCTTTCATGGGGAAGTCGTTCGCAGAGTGGCAGGCTTCGGGACAGGACAGAGGATCGATCGTCGCCGACCCGCTTTACGAAGCACCGGAGAGAATGGATTATCGCCTCAAGATGTCATCGCCGGCGAAGAAGATCGGGTTTAAGCCCTTCGAGGTGACCGCGGGGCTTCAAGCCGCATATAAGGATGTTGCGGTATCTATGCCGGTCACGCGGCCGCCGGTCTATGCGATGAAAATGCCGGATATCCCCGAATCGATACTTGCACCGGCAGTGAATGCTGTTTCTTTCACGGCGAAACATATCGCAACGCCGCCGCGCATTGACGGCGTCGTCAGTGACGGCGAGTGGCCTGCACCGATCGTGATGGAAGAGACGCCGATGCGCGTAAAGATAACCACGCCGCCATGTTCCGCCTTCATGAGCCATGACAACACTACGCTCTATTGCGCGGTATCGGTTCCCTGCGACACGGAGAAAATAAAAAAGGGATCGCAGTGGGGCGCTTCCGACGGCGTGGAGATATGCATCGCCGCCGTCAAGGGCACGATGCTTGAGCGCGTCTTTGTGCTCCACGGATTTTCCGACGGAGGACATACAAGCGTCCCCGACGGCGGGGCGAATACGGACGCGGTGAAAAAGATGGGCGATGCCGTTCGCCATGCGGCGAAGACGGGCAACGGGCGCTGGGTCTCGGAATGGGCGATACCGCTTGCATCGCTCGGGGTAACGGCGTCACCGGGGATGAAACTCGGGTTCAACATCGGCGTGCGGCGCACCGAGAAAAGCGAATGGGTCAATCTTGTCGGTACGCGCGGCGCGACGTTCCAGCTTTACAATGCTGGATATTGCGTTCTGGAGTAGCACCAAATGCAGCAGGCTAACATGAGATATCATTTGACGAAAGAGAACGGACGATAGTAGGAGTTGAAAATGAGGAACACATGGAATATCATATGGATGGGAGTGCTCATCATGGCATCACTGGCAGCATACGATCATCCGCGTGAAGGTACGGAATGGACGATAACCTACGTCTATAACGCGACTGACAACAAACTACCGCGCGTGCTCCTTGTCGGCGATTCCATCTGCAACGGGTATCAATCGATGACACGCGATGAGCTTGCCGGTACGGCATATGTCGGCTTCTATGCGACATCGAAATGCGTGAGCGACCGTTCGTACCTGAAAGAACTCTCGTTCATCATGAATGAATACGAGTATGCGGTCATTCATTTCAACAATGGACTGCACAGTCTCAACACGCCGCCGGACGAATGGGAGAAAGCGCTGCGTGCGGCGTTCGCGCTTATCCGCAAGGAACGCCCGAAGGCAAAGCTCGTGTGGTGTTCCTCAACACCGTTAAAGGATGCGGCGCTTACTGAGAAGGCGAAGGTGCTCAATGAGATCGGCGCGAAGGTCGCCGCGGAATTCGAGCTCCCCGTGAACGATCTTTTCTCGCTCATGGACGGCCTTGACCGCGCGAAATACTGGACGGACACCTTTCATCATAACACCGATGCGAAGAAGATGCAGGCGAAACAGGTGGCAGATTCCGTCCGCGCGCATCTCGGCGGAAAGACAGCGACGAAAGAGGAAGCGGCCGCCGCTTTGGCGCGCGCGGCAAGCGATACCGGCCCCGACGGAAAAATAACGATAAGCAGTGCAGCACCCTCGGTACGCGACGGCTCATTTGATACCGCTGCAGACTGGAGCCTTTATCCGACCGCAAAGCCGGACGTCATTACGCTGGAATACGTGAATGAGGATGGCGCATCGGGGAAATGCGCGAAGATCACGCTCGGCAAAGCGGGCGGCCAATTCTATCAGTCAAGACCGGCACTGATTCCCGGCGCATCGTATACGCTCTCACTGCGCGTGAAGGGAAGCGGTGCGCAGAAGATACAGGCGCATGTCCGCACGCAGAAGCCGCCGTATCAGTTCTACGGCGATAAGACATTCGATGTCGGCACGGAGTGGACGGAAGTAAGCACCATCATCAGCGTTCCGGCGGAATATAAAGCGGATGAGCATGTTCTTTTCTTTGTGCCGCAGACACCGGGAACGTATTTTATCGATGATGTGAGGATAATGAAGCAATAACATTTCCAAATACTTACAATTCCTTCCAAAAAATGCATTTACGTACAGGACATTATCTTATATACTAGGTCCATCGAGGTGGAATATGATGATGCGATGCATTCTCCTGACATTCGCAGCTGTTATGCTCTGGTCACAGGCACCGAAGTATGAACACGACATCGCGATCGTCGAGGAATTGCGTGCACGCGACGGGCTGCCGAATGTGTTCGCGAAACTTGCTGGAGGGAAAGAAACGCGCATCGCGTATCTGGGCGGAAGCATCACCGCCGCCGGCGGGAGCGAGGATACGGGCGGCGGCTGGCGCGGAAAATCGCTTGCGTGGTTCAAAAAAGAATTCCCCTCGGCGAATATCATCGAGATCAACGCCGCTATCGGCGGCACCGGCTCCGACTACGGAGCGTTCCGTATCCATGAACATGTGCTCAAACACAACCCCGATATCGTTTTTGTGGAATTCCGCGTGAACGGCGGCGGCGCTGCGGAGCTTCGCTCGGTGGAAGGCATAGTCCGTCAGATATGGAATAAAGACCCATCGACCGATATCTGCTTCGTATACACGCTCAGTCACACTATGCTCCCCACGATACAGGCAGGAAGTAATACGGGATTCGGTTCCGTGATGGAGCGCATCGCGAACCACTACGGCATACCGAGCGTGGATTACGGTCCCGAAGTCAGCCGGCTTGAAAAGGAAGGCGCGCTTATCTTCAAAGGGAAAGAACCCGCGCCGGAAGGAAAGATACTTTTCTCGACCGACGGTGTGCACCCATTGATCGAGAGCGGACACAATGTCTACAAAACGGTCATCACACGCTCGCTCGCTGCCATGAAAGAGACCGGTACGGCAGGCAAACACATCACCCCTGAGGCCATCGATGCGATGAATTGGGAAAAAGCGAAGATGGCAAATCTTACCGATGTTGCGCTCTCCGGCGGCTGGTTCACCGTCGATATGACGAGCGACCCCATCGCATCGCGGTTCAAAACGTTCATGCCGACCATAGTGAAATGCAATAAGATAGGCGAATCGATAACGTTGAAATTCAACGGCACCGTCGCGGGCGCTGTCGATCTTGTCGGACCGAACACCGGTCAGATCAAGGTAAGCGTCGACGGTCAGCCATCGGTGCTGCGCCAGCGCTTCGATCATTACTGCACGTATCACCGCACGCAGTTCTTCTTTCTTCCGGAGCTTCCCGCAGGAGATCATACCGTACGCTTTGAGATAGCGGAGCCCATCACCAATAAAGCTGAGATATTAAAAAGGAACGGCAATAAGATAGATGACCCAAACCGCTACGCGGATAATATGTGGTATGTCGGGAGCTTCATGATACTCGGCGATATCGATCCGTCATTCGCGGGAAAATTCAAGCTCCCGCCTGCAGCCCCGAAAGAGCGCATCGACTACGATTTCGAGAACGAGGCCGTCGGGACGCGCACGGCGAAGGGCGGCGTGAACGAAGAGGGCGCGGGCACGATACGCATCACCGATGCGGCGGCTGCCGGCGGAACGAAGTCGCTCATGTTCACCGATACAGAAGGGATAAAGCCGTATAATCCGCATCTCTTCTATAGCATGAATTACACTGCCGGGAAAATAAGGATATCCTGCGATGTGATGAACAGTGCTGAAAAGCCGGCGCAGTTCGAGATAGAAGCGCGTGATTATTCGCAGGGCGGCTACATCACCGGGCCGAAGGTCACGGTCACTGCCGACGGCGCATTGACCATCGGTACGGCCGAGGCGGGTGCGCTTGCGAAAGGACAGTGGTCGCATATTGAAATGGTATTCGCCGTGAACGGTGCCAAGACATTCGACTGTACGATCACCGGCGGCGCGTCGGTAAAGAAGACCGTGCCGTTCGTCTCGGAGAAATTCAAGGCGCTCACCTGGTTCGGTTTCATAAGCTCCGGGACCGCCGCGGCGAACTGGTATATTGACAATGTAAAGATCGATGAGGTACAATAGACCATGATAAAATATATCGTTCTTATTGTATCATCTGCGATAGTCTTCGCCGGGGAGCCGTATCGCTTTCCGTGGGACCTGACAGCGCTCGGTACGACACCGGCAGTATTCCCCGCTGACGATGTCGACCTTACCGGCGTCTCCGTCGACGGCGTTCGGCCGCTCTTTTTCGAGGGACAACCGTATAAGGGGAATCCCACGCGTGTGTTCGCGTGGTACGGCGCGCCGAAGGGCGGATCGAAATACCCCGCGATGGTCGTCGTGCACGGCGGCGGCGGCACCGCGTTCGCGCGCTGGGTGAAGATATGGAATGACAAAGGATATGCAGCCATAGCCGTTGATACCGCCGGAGCAGTACCGTCGACGAATAAGAGCGGCCGTGTGCGCCACGCCTCTGCGGGCCCGGACGGCTGGGGCGGTTTCACGCAGATCGACGATCCCATCGAGGATCAATGGAGCTATCATGCGGTAGCCGCCGTTGTACGCGCACACTCGCTCATACGTTCGTATCCCGAAGTTGACGCATCGCGCATCGGTATTACCGGCATATCATGGGGCGGATATCTTACCTCGATGTGCGCCGGAGTGGACAGTCGATTCGCACTTGCCATGCCGGTGTACGGCTGCGGGTTCTATCAGTACAACAGCACGTGGACGGATCCATTGAAAGGTATGGGTGAACGCGGCGAAAAATGGGTGTCGCTCTGGGACGCATCGACGTATCTCTCCAACGCACGCATGCCGATGCTGTGGCTTAACGGCACCGTCGATCATTTCTTCCACATGCCGTCATGGCAGCGTTCCTATCGTGCTGCGCCGGGGACGAGCAATTTCGTTCTGCGCGTCGGCATGCCGCACGGCCACGATTCAGGATGGGCGCCCGCTGAACTCTATCGCTTCGCCGATGCTGTCATGAAGAACGGGATGCCGCTCCCGAAAGTCACCGCTCAGAACGACGACGGCAAGAACGCATCGATACGATTCTCATCCGTAAAGCCCGTCGTCGAGGCGGAATTCAATTATACCGCGGATGCGGGTGAATGGGAAAAGCGGCGATGGAAAACATCGTATGCAGCGCTCGATGGAAAGAACGGTGCATCGATACCCTTACCGCCGGAAGCGCGCGTCCATTATTTCAATATCGTCGATGCCGAAGGCTGCATGGTCAGCTCCGAGCATGTGGAGCGTGAGCCCGCCGGAACGGCCGCCGCTGACGGCAGGCGCGTACTCATCGATGAGAATTATGACAATCGCGTCGTCGGGCGTGATGTGAACGGCGCCGACGGCATCGACAAGGCCAAGGGTGCGGTGATCTGCATCAGCGACGAAGCGGCCGCGAGCGGAAAGCAGTCGCTCAAATTCGTCGATGTGCCGGGGCTTACGCGCGCATGGCTCCCGCTTCGGAACATCTACTTCAAGGGTGCCGAAACGGTGACGAATGGTACGGTCACATTCTCATTCGCGTTCCGCAACAGCAAGGCATACCCCGCGAACTTCACCGTTGAGATGCGCGACTACCGCACGTCGCAGTTCAAGACCGGGCCGAAGCTCGACTTCATGAGCGATGGCAGCCTCAAGGCAGGCGACACCGAAGTTGCCGTACTCCCGTTCGATACGTGGACGCGCATCGCGCTCAAATTCACGTTCGGCGCTGAGAAAGAATATCGACTTACGGTGTTCGGCGACGGGGTAAAGAAGAACATCATGGTGCCGTTCTCAAGCACGGATTTCCTTTCACTCGGCTGGCTCGGTTTCGTCATGTATAATGAGACGAATGCCGTTGTGTATATGGATGATGTAAGGCTGACGGCGGAATAAACCCCTCTCCCCTTTTGAAGGCGTGCGCCAAGGATGGCGCAGCTGGCGGCGGCCATGGATGGCCAAAGCCGCTACGGAAAGGGGTTGGGGGTTAGATGTTATTTGTTACGCATCCGTATCGTATTCTTCCCCGCCGCTAACATTTTCTTCTTCCCCGCAAAGTGAAGATCCCCCTCCAATCCCGGCGGCAATGTTATCGTGCCGGCGAGTCCGTTCTCGCATATCAGATCGAAGGCGATATGCTTTCCACGGATCGGCATTTTCCCTTTCAGGAATGAAAGCGATGCCGGCTGCGGGCGTATTATCACACGCTTACAACCGATACCATCGGGGCGTA contains:
- a CDS encoding acetylxylan esterase codes for the protein MIKYIVLIVSSAIVFAGEPYRFPWDLTALGTTPAVFPADDVDLTGVSVDGVRPLFFEGQPYKGNPTRVFAWYGAPKGGSKYPAMVVVHGGGGTAFARWVKIWNDKGYAAIAVDTAGAVPSTNKSGRVRHASAGPDGWGGFTQIDDPIEDQWSYHAVAAVVRAHSLIRSYPEVDASRIGITGISWGGYLTSMCAGVDSRFALAMPVYGCGFYQYNSTWTDPLKGMGERGEKWVSLWDASTYLSNARMPMLWLNGTVDHFFHMPSWQRSYRAAPGTSNFVLRVGMPHGHDSGWAPAELYRFADAVMKNGMPLPKVTAQNDDGKNASIRFSSVKPVVEAEFNYTADAGEWEKRRWKTSYAALDGKNGASIPLPPEARVHYFNIVDAEGCMVSSEHVEREPAGTAAADGRRVLIDENYDNRVVGRDVNGADGIDKAKGAVICISDEAAASGKQSLKFVDVPGLTRAWLPLRNIYFKGAETVTNGTVTFSFAFRNSKAYPANFTVEMRDYRTSQFKTGPKLDFMSDGSLKAGDTEVAVLPFDTWTRIALKFTFGAEKEYRLTVFGDGVKKNIMVPFSSTDFLSLGWLGFVMYNETNAVVYMDDVRLTAE
- a CDS encoding carbohydrate binding domain-containing protein; its protein translation is MRNTWNIIWMGVLIMASLAAYDHPREGTEWTITYVYNATDNKLPRVLLVGDSICNGYQSMTRDELAGTAYVGFYATSKCVSDRSYLKELSFIMNEYEYAVIHFNNGLHSLNTPPDEWEKALRAAFALIRKERPKAKLVWCSSTPLKDAALTEKAKVLNEIGAKVAAEFELPVNDLFSLMDGLDRAKYWTDTFHHNTDAKKMQAKQVADSVRAHLGGKTATKEEAAAALARAASDTGPDGKITISSAAPSVRDGSFDTAADWSLYPTAKPDVITLEYVNEDGASGKCAKITLGKAGGQFYQSRPALIPGASYTLSLRVKGSGAQKIQAHVRTQKPPYQFYGDKTFDVGTEWTEVSTIISVPAEYKADEHVLFFVPQTPGTYFIDDVRIMKQ
- a CDS encoding SGNH/GDSL hydrolase family protein, coding for MMRCILLTFAAVMLWSQAPKYEHDIAIVEELRARDGLPNVFAKLAGGKETRIAYLGGSITAAGGSEDTGGGWRGKSLAWFKKEFPSANIIEINAAIGGTGSDYGAFRIHEHVLKHNPDIVFVEFRVNGGGAAELRSVEGIVRQIWNKDPSTDICFVYTLSHTMLPTIQAGSNTGFGSVMERIANHYGIPSVDYGPEVSRLEKEGALIFKGKEPAPEGKILFSTDGVHPLIESGHNVYKTVITRSLAAMKETGTAGKHITPEAIDAMNWEKAKMANLTDVALSGGWFTVDMTSDPIASRFKTFMPTIVKCNKIGESITLKFNGTVAGAVDLVGPNTGQIKVSVDGQPSVLRQRFDHYCTYHRTQFFFLPELPAGDHTVRFEIAEPITNKAEILKRNGNKIDDPNRYADNMWYVGSFMILGDIDPSFAGKFKLPPAAPKERIDYDFENEAVGTRTAKGGVNEEGAGTIRITDAAAAGGTKSLMFTDTEGIKPYNPHLFYSMNYTAGKIRISCDVMNSAEKPAQFEIEARDYSQGGYITGPKVTVTADGALTIGTAEAGALAKGQWSHIEMVFAVNGAKTFDCTITGGASVKKTVPFVSEKFKALTWFGFISSGTAAANWYIDNVKIDEVQ